One window of Aspergillus oryzae RIB40 DNA, chromosome 3 genomic DNA carries:
- a CDS encoding uncharacterized protein (predicted protein), with the protein MPNLKENCVEKLTTAMNNVLSSQPDVAQRILSEYGISRGMSDDEALPAVLDYINDICFFAPVLTLTRGWRGNSHVYYFNEGNPWEGPWKGRATHILDVAYLTQNFQEFMTPSQQRVATAFAEDFFKFCHGIHPWPAVTDGDIATNFTARVYGPSSEGHDSRLVSEPYKGESHRRSILFDCNHAVSLDELAGVFGVFRTM; encoded by the coding sequence ATGCCAAACCTAAAGGAAAACTGTGTGGAGAAACTTACCACAGCGATGAACAACGTACTATCATCACAGCCTGATGTGGCGCAACGCATCCTGAGCGAATATGGTATCAGCAGGGGCATGTCCGACGACGAAGCATTACCTGCAGTACTTGATTACATCAATGATATCTGTTTTTTTGCGCCTGTTCTGACTCTCACACggggttggagggggaaCTCTCACGTTTACTACTTCAATGAAGGAAATCCATGGGAGGGACCCTGGAAAGGAAGGGCAACCCACATCCTTGACGTTGCATATCTAACCCAAAACTTTCAAGAGTTCATGACACCCTCCCAACAACGTGTTGCGACTGCCTTTGCAGAAGACTTCTTCAAGTTTTGTCACGGCATCCACCCGTGGCCAGCAGTCACAGATGGTGATATCGCTACCAATTTCACGGCTAGGGTGTATGGGCCAAGCTCCGAAGGACATGACTCTAGGCTAGTGAGTGAGCCGTACAAGGGGGAGAGCCATCGCAGAAGCATTTTGTTTGACTGCAACCATGCAGTCTCGCTCGACGAGCTGGCCGGTGTATTCGGTGTTTTCAGGACAATGTGA